Genomic DNA from Terriglobales bacterium:
TTTTAGAACGAATCCAGCGGCCGTGCAAATCAGCCCGAATCGCCTTAGGACCCCTCAGTTCCTGATGCCCGCCATCAGCCGCTCGACTTCGGCCTTCTGCTCCCCATTGAGCGGCAGCAGTGGCAGCCGCGAGGGCCCGCCGTAGTAGCCGTTGAGATCCATCGCATATTTAAGCCCCGGTATGCTCAACTCGCTGACCACCCGCTTGGCCGCCAGCACGATACGATTCTGCTTCTCCATCGCGATCTCGTGCGCCT
This window encodes:
- a CDS encoding dihydrodipicolinate synthase family protein is translated as AHEIAMEKQNRIVLAAKRVVSELSIPGLKYAMDLNGYYGGPSRLPLLPLNGEQKAEVERLMAGIRN